AGGTGGGCTCAAAGAGGCAGAAAAGACCTTTGAAAAATATGCGGCAATCTTTGGCGAGAGGCTCTATTTGGAACTTCAGGAAAATGGCATACCAGAACAGAGGATAGTTAACGAAGGCCTCATGGAGCTGGCCCAAAAGAAGGGGGCTCCTCTGGTTGCAACAAATGACTGCCACTATTTTTCCAAAGACGATGCAGATGCGCACGATGTTCTCCTGTGCATACAGACCAACAAGACTGTAAACGATGAAGACAGGATGCGCTTTACCACAAGAGACCTCTACTTCACGTCTCCGGAAGAGATGGCAGAGCGCTTCCAGTACTGCCCCGAGGCATTGAAAAATACCTTGGACATTGCAAGACAGTGCAATGTAGAACTCGAGACAGGTAAGCATCACTTTCCCAGATTCCCACTCAAAGAGGGCGAAACCTACGAAGAACGTTTTGAAAAACTCGCAAGAGACGGACTAAATGGGCGTCTAGAAGAGCTAGGTATCACAGACAAAGAAGAAAGAGACAGATACAAAGAGCGGCTTGAATTTGAAATTAAGGTTATCAAGGAAAAGGGCTTTGCATCGTACTTTTTGATTGTTGCAGACTTCATAAACTGGGCAAAATCACACGGCGTAGCAGTGGGGCCTGGAAGAGGATCAGCTGCAGGAAGCCTCGTGGCCTATGCCATGCGCATCACAGACATCGACCCAGTAAAATACGGCCTGGTATTCGAGAGGTTTCTAAACGCTGAAAGGACCAGTCTGCCTGATATTGACGTTGACTTTTGTATGAAGCACAGAGATAAGGTCCTTGAATATGTGGCCCAAAAGTATGGGGGAAGCAAGTACGTAGCCCAGATTGCCACCTTCGGAAGGATGAATGCCAGGGCAGTGATTAGAGATGTAGGTAGGGCCCTTGGATTTCCATATCAGAAGGTAGACAGAATTGCAAAGCTCATTCCAGAAGGCCTGGGCATAAATCTGTCCTCAGCATTGGAGCAGGAGCCAAGGCTAAAAAAACTTATTGAAGAAGACCCAGAGGTCTCTAAACTATTCTCTATTGCGCTTTCCCTTGAAGGCCTTCCACGACATTCGTCAACCCATGCGGCTGGAGTAGTCATATCTGACAAACCCATAGTTGAATATCTCCCTCTGACCAAAGGCCAGGAAGGGGAAACATTGACCCAGTTCGACATGAAGTGCGTGGAAAAGGTTGGGCTCATAAAGTTCGACTTCCTGGGCCTAAAGACCTTGACCGTCATTGAAAACGCACTCAAGCTCATTGAAAAAAATACTGGGGAAAAAGTAGATATCTCAAGAATCCCCCTTGATGATCCAAAAACCTATGAGCTTCTTTGCAGAGGAGACACCATAGGGGTCTTCCAGCTTGAAAGTAGCGGTATGCAAGACCTTTTAAGGCGACTAAGGCCCTCTGAATTTACAGACCTCATAGCAGTTGTGGCCCTCTACAGACCAGGCCCCATGAAGAGCGGAATGGTGGATCAATACATCAAGGGCAAACATGGTGAGATAGAGGTCCAATATCTACTCCCAGAACTCGAACCTATTCTCAAAGAGACCTACGGGGTTATTGTCTACCAGGAACAGGTAATGAAAATTGCCCAGGAGGTAGCAGGCTATAGCCTTGGTGAAGGAGACATCCTGCGGCGGGCCATGGGGAAAAAGATCCCTGAAGTCATGGAGGCCCAAAGAGAGAGATTTCTAGAGGGCGCTACCCAAAGAGGCGTAGACAGGGAAAAGGCGGAAAAACTCTTTCAGTTGATACAGGAATTCGCAGGCTACGGTTTTAATAAGAGCCACTCTGCATGTTATGCCCTCATCGCCTACCGAACAGCATGGCTCAAGACCCACTATCCAGTGGAATTTCTGGCGAGCCTACTTACAAATGAACTTGGGAATACCGATGGCGTTTTAAAGTTTATAAGCGACTGTAAGGCCCGTGGAATCGGCATCTTTCCTCCTGACATAAATAAATGTGATGTGGATTTCACTGTAGAAAATGGAGGTATAAGGTTTGGTCTCTCTGCAGTAAAGAATCTCGGGACCAATGCCATAAAGTCCATTGTTGAGGAAAGGGAAAAAAATGGTCCTTTCAAGGACTTTGAGGACTTTTTAAGGAGGATAGACCCACACAAGGTAAACAAGCGCTCCCTTGAAAGCCTTATCAAGTGCGGTGCCTTTGATTCCCTTGGCTATAGGCGCGCTCAACTCATGAATATACTGGAAAAGGCAGTAGAATTTTCACAAAAGGCCAAAAAAGAAAGGACATCCGGACAAAAGAGTCTGTTTGGCGCATTGAACAGTTCATCCAAGAACAACAAACCCAGTGTAACGCTACTTGATATTCCCGACATTGACGAATGGAGTTCCTCAGAGCTTCTTGGTTATGAAAAAGAGGCCCTTGGATTCTTTATTAGTGGCCATCCTCTAGACCCTTATCTTAAGGAGATAAAAAAACTCACGCCATACAACACGGAATCCGTAAAGGGCGTGGAAGATGGCATGACAGTTGGACTGTGCGGTATCGTAAGGTCAAAAAAGGAGACAAAGACCAAAAAGGGAGAAAGGATGGCGTTTGTGGTCTTTGAAGACCAACTGGGCTCCTTGGAAGTCCTGTGTTTTCCTGAGTGTTATCAAAACCACAAGGCCCTTATAGACCTAGACGAACCGCTATGGGTAGAGGGAAAATTCAAAAAGGCAGATGACAGAGGAGATGCCAAAATAATCGCAGAAAAGTTTCTTCCCTTAGAAGAGGCCCTGCATCAAAGGGCTACTGGCGTAATCATAGAGATTCACCATGACAAAGTCAAAGAAGACACCATGGAGAGATTGAAGGACGTCCTTGAGAGGCACCACGGCCAATATACTGCAAAGCTAGCCATCACGATTGAAGGTAAAGGCCGGGTTGTATTGCAACTTCCGGATGAATATAATACCTCAATAGACAGTAGCCTAGCTAAGGATGTAGAGACTATCCTTGGATATCAGGCTGTTAGCGTTTTATACGCGTAATTGGAGGTTACTATGAGCATTTATTTGGAAAAACCTGGCTATAAGAACACGGAAAACGTGATTAATATAGTGGTTGATGAATGCAAAAAAAGAGAAATAAAACAGGTAGTCGTTGCCTCAACCAAGGGAACCACCGGCCTCCTTGCTGCAAAGGCTCTAAAGGGATTGTCTGAAAAGACAGTGATCGTTACTCACAATTATGGTTTCAAAGAGCCTGATACCCTTGAAATGAGCCCTGAGACCAGGCAAGAAATAGAATCATTTGGGGCAAAGGTCTTTACTGGCACTATGGCCTTTAGAAACATCGGCACTGCTATCAGGGAAAAAACAGGATACTCTGAACAGGACCTGATAGCAAACACACTCAGGCTCTTTGGCCAGGGCATGAAGGTATGCGTAGAGATTGTATTGATGGCCCAGGATGCAGGGCTTATCGACTCTAGGGACTGCATTGCCATTGCAGGTACAGCCCATGGTGCAGATACCGCGGTAATTATCAAACCAGCACCATCAAACAGACTTTTCGACATAAAGGTCAGGGAAATACTCGTAAAACCAAGGGACTGGTAATAAAAAGTGTTGAGTTTTGAGTTTTAAGTGTTGAGTTGAAGGAAAAGAACTTTGGAAGTTTTGAGTTTTGAGTGTTGAGTTGAAGGAAGGGAACATAAAAAGGTTGTTTTATGGCGAAAAAAATAAATGACGGCATAAAGATTGTCTGCCAAAACAGGAAGGCCAGGCATCTATATCATATAGACGACACCATCGAGGCAGGAATGGTCCTTCTGGGCCCAGAGGTGAAGTCCCTCCGTGAAGGTAGGGCCAATCTCACTGATTCATATGTAGTTTTCAAAGGGGGAGAGGCCTGGTTACAAAATGTGCATATTACACCCTACAAGCACTCTTCTACCCACACCAGCCTCGATCCCACAAGGCCCAGGAAATTGCTCCTCCACAAACGAGAGATCAAACGTCTCTCAGGAAAGGTACAGGAACGTGGCTATACCTTAATACCGCTAAAAATTTATTTCAGGAATGGAAAGGCCAAGGTAGAACTCGCTCTCGCTAGGGGTAAGAAGCTCTATGATAAGCGAGAGGCACTGAAAAGAAGGGACCTAGATAGGGAACTGGCAAAAAAATTCAAAATAAAATAAACCCAGCTTGACACCAGGCATACTAATCATTAGTTTAGTGATACAAGATAAGCGTCCATACCGGGGGCGAATTGGATTCGACGGGGGTATGGAAGCTTAAGTGGCGTGCCGAGGCCCCGAACCTCGTAAAAATCGGGAAAAAACACAAACGCCGACTCAGAATACGAGTACGCACTGGCTGCATAAGACAGCCAGCACTCATCTTAGCGCGCCTGCCCGCTAAGATTGGGTGACGGTCAGGCAGGATAGTCATTCCGGATCGCTTGCGTCTGGAATGGCGAACATTCAGCAAGCTAGCCTCATGTTCCCCTGCCTGGGTGGGGAGCATCAGGCGAATGTCAAGACCCAGGCTACGCACGTAGAAGCTTAAGTGGAATGCCTTCGGACGCGGGTTCGATTCCCGCCGCCTCCACCAACAAAATTCCATTATTACAATAAGTTACTTATTCCAACCCTACTTAAAATGCATACCACTTACCCACGAGCGATTCTCACCAAAACCTGAAACAAAGCTAGACTATCGCTGGTGAGATATTAATACCTACAAAAGTAAAGCCAGTAATTATGCCATTGTATAACAACATGAGGGATGCTTGAAAAATGAACGAATCAATGCCGGCATCTTCTGCAACGATCTGCGGGCTCCCATCACTCTATTCTCTAAAGCTCTTTTGATACCACCAATGACCGGCTAACTTTGCGCTTCACATGGTTCCAAACTTGCTCGTCTGGATTCAAGTCAGGACTATACGGAGGCAAATAGAATATCTCTAATTTCCCTTCTAAAGACGATACTAGCTCCCTTACCTTCTTGGAATGGTGAACTCTGTGATTGTCTAACATCAAAAAGATCTTCTGATCCATACCATTGACGAGACGTTTTAAAAAATCACAAAACACCTCTGCAGTTACAGAACCTTTAACAGTCATAAATCGAAAATGGCCCCTTGGGCTTATCGCTGATATCATGTTTAATGAAAAACATGCACCTGTGGACTTAACTACCGGGGGTTTTCCACGTTCACCCCACATTGTGCCTCTATGATAGTCAGAACGCACTCCGGATTCGTCTCCAAAAAATATTACTGCACCTTCTTTCTTGGCTCTGGCTTTTATCTTAGGATACTCTGTGGTTTTCCACTCATTTACCAAAGCCTTGTCTCTCTGAGTGGCTCTATAAAGGGGCCTCTGAGGACTAAAACCGAGGGTCTTTAAAATGCGACCTACTGATACCTCGCTTAAACTCACACCAAACTTCCTGAAAATCAGTTCTTTCACCATTGCCAACGTCCAAAGTGCAAATGGAAAATTTAGTTGTCTTGGGTCCTTGTCTCTTAGTGCTCTGGCCAACCATTGCAACTGACTTGCATTAAGCTTGGGCGGTCTCCCTGGAACAGGTTTGGCCTTCAATGCATCAAAGCCACCATAATGATACTTCTCAAGCCATCTGTAGATAGTCCGATGATTCATTCCATAAAAATCAGCAACATCTTCTGGCTTTTTGCCTTCAAGAACTTGCTGAACTGCTCTCATACGAATGGCTTCAAGGGTCTTATGATCAAGTTTTCTGCCGTCAAATTCTCTCTTACATTTCATAAAATTAATATACCATAAGTGGCTTTACTTTTGTAAGGTATTAATAATTGATAAGAATATGTTGAAACATGAGATGAGGTTGTTATAAAATAGAAAAAATAAGGATGGAGTTCGGGGCCCCAGAGTTTCCGACGATTTTCCTGTAACTAGATCGTTTAAGGGAAATAGATTTCCGGAAAGGAATCAGGCTGGAAAATATATTTTTATACAGACGCGTTAAACCAAAGAATAGCGATCGCGATATCCCATTTATTAAAGAAACATCGAGTAAAATTAAGTAAAGAAGCAGAATAGCAAATTCACAATCACGAGTAAATACAAACCATGCGACTATATCTGATCAATCCATCAAACCCGCTTGTCAGCATCGTCAACCTCAAGGAGAGCTGTTGGAACCGTTACCGTGTATGGAAACCTCTCGGCCTTATGGTTCTCGCTGGCAAGACCCTACCAGAGTGGGAAATCACGATCGTGGACGAGAATCTCGGAGTTCCCAACTATCAAGCCATGCCTCGGCCGGATCTTGTGGGCATTACTGCTTTCACCTCACAGGCACCACGCGCCTATGAAGTGGCTGCGTACTTCCGGAATATGGGCATACCCGTCGTCATGGG
This Dissulfuribacter thermophilus DNA region includes the following protein-coding sequences:
- the smpB gene encoding SsrA-binding protein SmpB, whose product is MAKKINDGIKIVCQNRKARHLYHIDDTIEAGMVLLGPEVKSLREGRANLTDSYVVFKGGEAWLQNVHITPYKHSSTHTSLDPTRPRKLLLHKREIKRLSGKVQERGYTLIPLKIYFRNGKAKVELALARGKKLYDKREALKRRDLDRELAKKFKIK
- a CDS encoding pyruvate kinase alpha/beta domain-containing protein, producing the protein MSIYLEKPGYKNTENVINIVVDECKKREIKQVVVASTKGTTGLLAAKALKGLSEKTVIVTHNYGFKEPDTLEMSPETRQEIESFGAKVFTGTMAFRNIGTAIREKTGYSEQDLIANTLRLFGQGMKVCVEIVLMAQDAGLIDSRDCIAIAGTAHGADTAVIIKPAPSNRLFDIKVREILVKPRDW
- the dnaE gene encoding DNA polymerase III subunit alpha — protein: MFTHLHLHTEYSLLDGAIRLKDLFPKAKEYGFEALAMTDHGNMYGALNFYENAISHGIKPILGCEVYVAPKGMKDKSARSSREAAYHLVLLAKDQTGYKNLLKLVSLAHLEGFHYKPRIDLEALKQYNEGLIALTACLHGEIPHSLLRGGLKEAEKTFEKYAAIFGERLYLELQENGIPEQRIVNEGLMELAQKKGAPLVATNDCHYFSKDDADAHDVLLCIQTNKTVNDEDRMRFTTRDLYFTSPEEMAERFQYCPEALKNTLDIARQCNVELETGKHHFPRFPLKEGETYEERFEKLARDGLNGRLEELGITDKEERDRYKERLEFEIKVIKEKGFASYFLIVADFINWAKSHGVAVGPGRGSAAGSLVAYAMRITDIDPVKYGLVFERFLNAERTSLPDIDVDFCMKHRDKVLEYVAQKYGGSKYVAQIATFGRMNARAVIRDVGRALGFPYQKVDRIAKLIPEGLGINLSSALEQEPRLKKLIEEDPEVSKLFSIALSLEGLPRHSSTHAAGVVISDKPIVEYLPLTKGQEGETLTQFDMKCVEKVGLIKFDFLGLKTLTVIENALKLIEKNTGEKVDISRIPLDDPKTYELLCRGDTIGVFQLESSGMQDLLRRLRPSEFTDLIAVVALYRPGPMKSGMVDQYIKGKHGEIEVQYLLPELEPILKETYGVIVYQEQVMKIAQEVAGYSLGEGDILRRAMGKKIPEVMEAQRERFLEGATQRGVDREKAEKLFQLIQEFAGYGFNKSHSACYALIAYRTAWLKTHYPVEFLASLLTNELGNTDGVLKFISDCKARGIGIFPPDINKCDVDFTVENGGIRFGLSAVKNLGTNAIKSIVEEREKNGPFKDFEDFLRRIDPHKVNKRSLESLIKCGAFDSLGYRRAQLMNILEKAVEFSQKAKKERTSGQKSLFGALNSSSKNNKPSVTLLDIPDIDEWSSSELLGYEKEALGFFISGHPLDPYLKEIKKLTPYNTESVKGVEDGMTVGLCGIVRSKKETKTKKGERMAFVVFEDQLGSLEVLCFPECYQNHKALIDLDEPLWVEGKFKKADDRGDAKIIAEKFLPLEEALHQRATGVIIEIHHDKVKEDTMERLKDVLERHHGQYTAKLAITIEGKGRVVLQLPDEYNTSIDSSLAKDVETILGYQAVSVLYA